From the genome of Triticum aestivum cultivar Chinese Spring chromosome 3B, IWGSC CS RefSeq v2.1, whole genome shotgun sequence, one region includes:
- the LOC123070500 gene encoding uncharacterized protein, whose protein sequence is MPNLTRIYLSTNGLTGKIPVELSNHTELLGLDLSQNKLEGGIPPEFGRLTNLRFMSFANNRITGPIPDSIGNLSNLTTIDFYGNGLTGSVPISFGNLLNLRRIWLDGNQLSGNLDFLSAFSNCRSLNTISMANNTFTGSLPAYIGNLSTVLETFIADNNRITFQVTHMRSKNMEYDQCHSLMGDGAASLPPPPDPPPAGRSAPPRPAREESLLSGRSPEAGRSPDPQTAAEIGGFLHPAKWKIFFQDVRDGGRRSEGVLYSYYPSRWTVVRDLDSDILGGEYLKADEEINEGTRLLIDVFDVTVHSRVQEEPEILDHIDLIDLTEDPKPSKPLLSCRAMRGATSGATRDPPVATVAGRRRESPDPIEARVGGRFWALADSEDDEDDDVPVPDYSPTPSDVICEAFKPGFSEEDVAALVDEIVPGEDPARLGLRSTDRLEVVRRIVHRRTAATAIRPWKGPLPKVLFRTTALIRSWSLLTQTEAREHLVTGSVRWEMVARDIFNRFGWRSCNRIGI, encoded by the exons ATGCCAAACCTCACAAGAATTTACTTGTCGACAAATGGCCTCACTGGAAAGATCCCTGTGGAACTGAGCAACCACACTGAGCTTCTCGGTTTGGACCTTAGCCAGAAcaaacttgaggggggaatcccacCAGAATTTGGACGGCTGACAAACCTCAGGTTTATGAGCTTTGCCAACAACCGAATAACAGGTCCCATTCCTGATTCCATAGGCAATCTTTCTAACCTCACAACCATAGATTTCTATGGAAATGGTTTGACTGGATCCGTGCCAATTTCATTTGGGAACTTGCTGAACCTTCGTCGCATCTGGCTTGATGGGAACCAGCTCAGTGGGAACCTCGACTTCCTGTCTGCATTCTCAAATTGCAGGAGCCTGAATACAATCAGCATGGCAAACAACACATTCACAGGGAGTCTGCCAGCCTACATTGGAAACCTTAGCACAGTCCTCGAGACTTTTATAGCAGATAACAACAGGATCACCTTCCAAGTAACTCACATGCGCAGCAAGAATATGGAGTATGATCAGTGTCATTCTTTGATGGGCGACGGGGCTGCGAGCCTACCGCCCCCTCCTGATCCGCCGCCGGCGGGGCGATCGGCGCCGCCGCGGCCTGCTCGGGAGGAGTCGCTGCTGTCGGGGAGGTCACCAGAGGCCGGCAGATCGCCGGATCCGCAGACTGCGGCGGAGATCGGGGGGTTTCTCCATCCGGCCAAATGGAAAATTTTCTTCCAAGATGTCCGGGATGGCGGCCGTAGATCGGAGGGAGTTCTCTACTCGTATTACCCATCGAGGTGGACGGTGGTGCGCGATCTGGATAGTGACATCCTCGGAGGGGAGTACCTCAAAGCTGATGAGGAGATTAACGAAGGTACGCGGTTGCTCATTGATGTTTTTGATGTTACCGTTCATTCGCGTGTGCAGGAGGAACCGGAGATTCTTGATCACATTGACTTGATCGATCTCACGGAGGATCCAAAGCCCTCGAAGCCGCTTCTTTCCTGCCGGGCGATGAGGGGAGCGACTAGCGGGGCGACTCGCGACCCTCCCGTGGCGACCGTCGCCGGCCGCCGGCGGGAGTCGCCGGATCCCATTGAGGCGCGCGTAGGAGGGCGTTTCTGGGCGCTAGCGGACTCGGAagatgatgaggacgacgatgtTCCGGTGCCGGACTACTCGCCAACACCATCCGACGTGATCTGCGAGGCGTTCAAACCAGGATTCTCGGAGGAAGATGTCGCTGCGTTGGTGGATGAGATCGTGCCCGGAGAGGATCCGGCGCGGCTAGGCCTGCGTTCCACCGACCGGCTCGAGGTGGTACGCCGGATTGTTcaccggagaacggcggcgacggcgatccgACCATGGAAAGGGCCTCTGCCTAAG gttttattccggacTACGGCTCTGATTcgttcatggtcgctactcacccagacggaggccagggagcatttggttactgggtctgtccgttgggagatggtagctcgggatatcttcaaccggtttggatggcggtcatgtaataggataggcatttag
- the LOC123067552 gene encoding receptor kinase-like protein Xa21 translates to MSNLQELNLANNSLSGTIPAEITGLTSLAKLHLDSNRLVGPIPSSISNLRQIQIMTLSRNSLSSTIPTSLWRHQKLIELDLSQNSFSGSLPEDVGELTAITEMDLSSNQLSGDIPTSFGALQMMINLNLSRNLLEGSIPDSIGKLPSIEELDFSSNALSGVIPTSLANLTYLANLNLSFNRLDGQIPGGGVFSNITLESLMGNSALCGLPRKGIAPCQNNTHSRSKQLLLKVIVPAVVTLSILSACMYMLVRRKMNKQGKMSLPSNTDLTNYQLISYHELVRATSNFSADNLLGAGGFGKVFKGQLDDESVIAIKVLNMQDEVASKSFDTDTECRALRMARHRNLVRIISTCSNLDFKALVLEYMPNGSLDDWLHSSERRNISFLQRLGIMLDVAMAMEYLHHRHFKVVLHFDLKPSNILLDMDMTAHVADFGISKLLVGDDNSIVLTSMPGTVGYMAPEFGSTGKASRKSDVYSFGIVLLEVFTRKKPTDPMFTGELSLRQWVNQSFQYELSSVTDRGLLQDEPKHGIDKISNPSEDSSAILNTFLVSIIELGLVCSRTAPDERMPMDDVVVRLNKIKSNYCSQVRK, encoded by the exons ATGAGCAATCTCCAAGAACTCAACCTTGCCAACAATAGCTTGTCTGGCACCATCCCAGCAGAAATCACTGGATTAACAAGCCTGGCTAAGTTGCATCTTGACAGCAATAGACTCGTTGGTCCCATTCCAAGCAGCATCAGTAACCTAAGACAGATACAGATCATGACACTATCCCGCAACTCATTGTCTTCAACCATACCAACAAGCCTATGGCGCCATCAGAAACTAATTGAGCTTGATTTGTCGCAGAACTCTTTCAGTGGTTCCCTACCGGAAGATGTAGGGGAACTGACTGCAATTACCGAGATGGACCTGTCGAGCAACCAGCTATCAGGTGATATCCCAACTTCATTCGGCGCACTGCAGATGATGATCAATCTGAATCTGTCGAGGAACTTATTAGAAGGATCAATACCAGACTCAATTGGAAAGTTACCAAGTATTGAGGAGTTGGACTTTTCCTCCAATGCGCTTTCTGGTGTCATTCCGACGTCATTGGCCAATCTGACTTACCTTGCCAACTTGAACCTCTCTTTCAACAGGCTAGATGGTCAGATACCAGGAGGAGGTGTGTTCTCCAACATCACCCTCGAATCATTGATGGGAAACAGTGCACTCTGCGGCCTTCCAAGGAAAGGAATAGCGCCATGCCAGAACAACACACACTCAAGGTCAAAACAACTACTGCTGAAAGTGATAGTACCTGCAGTAGTGACATTATCTATTTTATCAGCTTGCATGTACATGTTGGTTAGAAGAAAGATGAATAAGCAAGGAAAGATGTCACTGCCCTCAAACACAGACTTGACGAACTACCAGTTGATCTCATACCATGAACTTGTCCGTGCAACAAGCAACTTCAGTGCTGATAACCTCCTAGGGGCTGGAGGCTTTGGTAAAGTCTTCAAAGGCCAGCTAGATGATGAGTCTGTCATTGCGATAAAGGTCCTCAATATGCAAGACGAAGTAGCTTCAAAGAGCTTTGACACGGACACGGAGTGCCGTGCACTACGAATGGCCCGGCACCGGAACCTGGTCAGGATAATCAGCACTTGCTCTAATCTTGACTTCAAAGCATTGGTTCTCGAATATATGCCTAATGGCAGCTTAGATGATTGGCTGCATTCAAGCGAACGGAGGAACATCAGTTTCCTGCAGAGGCTTGGAATCATGCTGGATGTTGCAATGGCAATGGAGTATCTGCATCACCGGCACTTCAAAGTTGTCCTGCATTTCGATTTAAAGCCGAGCAACATTTTGCTTGACATGGACATGACTGCACATGTTGCCGATTTTGGGATTTCCAAGCTGCTGGTTGGAGACGACAACTCTATCGTGTTAACGAGCATGCCCGGCACTGTAGGATACATGGCACCAG AGTTTGGATCAACGGGGAAAGCATCACGGAAGAGTGACGTTTACAGCTTTGGGATTGTTCTCCTTGAAGTCTTCACGAGGAAAAAACCAACTGATCCAATGTTTACTGGTGAGCTGAGCTTAAGGCAGTGGGTTAACCAATCATTCCAATATGAACTCTCAAGTGTCACCGACCGTGGCCTGCTGCAAGATGAACCAAAGCACGGTATTGATAAGATAAGCAATCCCTCCGAGGACTCCTCTGCCATCTTGAATACTTTCCTGGTGTCCATCATCGAGTTGGGCTTAGTTTGCTCAAGAACTGCACCTGATGAGAGAATGCCAATGGATGATGTGGTTGTCAGATTGAACAAGATCAAGTCAAATTACTGCTCTCAAGTAAGGAAATAA